The candidate division KSB1 bacterium genome window below encodes:
- a CDS encoding T9SS type A sorting domain-containing protein: MNRSIPFLSILIFLAILAKIGNTQVINQKYVNKLNAFIPDFLVNEDTGHGSQNHSSVALDDSGNFVIVWEEKRNGANNDMYAQRFLKDGTPVGSDFKVNDGGLESEQNNPEISMDGIGNFVIVWQSGGKIFIQRYLYDGTKAGKNLIVNEFSGNHPQVAVDSSGVFIVIWRDYRNSNTEPDIYGQAYSEDGIAINNNFKINDDEGIANPDLAANSKGEFIAVWQYLGDGGLYIQKLSREGNLNGPNINIKITGVFRFPRIAMDNNGDFIVAWTDSYDLYARRFFRDGSPLKRDFKVNTQKNSSFSPQYAISIDNYGRFVIVWMVKANIYGQAYNKYGVGILGNFKINQDEGNATQSQPAIPQKNFGSFIVSWTDYRNIQDIYVQQFSNDVFVQALGDNFNVNKNQGTLSQNKPEIAVDGSGNFIITWLDYRLDKNFDIYLQRFTETGSPLDGAFLVTDNSTNVISPQGHDVAMDKKGNFVITWQHEEDGRNEIYARFFTFDGALNKTYFKVNDDIGDYNHWQSVVNFFPDGRFVIVWTDTREGHQEIYGQIYDSKALPIGDNFKISNIDSTNLLNQISSLQLNNCGNISIVGSDQPAMAINEDGDFVVAWRDHRHAYYDFCTLVNIVIYARVFSNEAVPLGNEIQITNASNDNHLNPSVTFKDSIIIVSWFNKSGWGVVLQRFNKKGISLENSIRFIEEKPNFDSYRSLPLSTNDAGDFVIAWATRNNDVYAQRFSSQGILIGGNFRITNTSTGYQDYPDIVLFNNKIYNTWIDNRAGESGFDIWANILDWDIPVTVRDKHLNQAGSYSLDQNYPNPFNPTTVISYLLSTVSDVELKIYNQLGQEVRTMVNERKPVGAHQIEWDGRDHAGNQVASGVYLYRLKAGSFVQSRKMVFLR; this comes from the coding sequence CTTTTTTATCAATACTCATTTTTTTAGCAATTCTAGCTAAAATTGGAAACACACAGGTTATTAACCAGAAGTATGTTAATAAGTTAAATGCATTTATACCTGATTTTCTAGTGAACGAAGACACTGGGCATGGTTCGCAAAACCATTCTTCGGTTGCGTTAGATGATTCTGGTAACTTTGTAATTGTTTGGGAAGAAAAACGCAATGGTGCAAACAATGATATGTATGCCCAACGATTTTTAAAAGATGGAACTCCCGTAGGTAGCGATTTTAAAGTTAATGATGGCGGGCTGGAAAGTGAACAAAATAATCCTGAAATTTCAATGGATGGAATTGGTAATTTTGTGATTGTCTGGCAAAGCGGAGGTAAAATTTTTATTCAGCGCTATTTATATGATGGCACAAAGGCTGGTAAAAATTTGATAGTAAATGAGTTTAGTGGTAATCATCCACAAGTGGCTGTTGACAGCTCAGGCGTTTTTATAGTTATTTGGCGTGATTATAGAAACAGTAACACTGAACCCGACATCTATGGCCAGGCATATTCAGAAGATGGAATTGCAATAAATAATAATTTTAAGATAAATGATGATGAAGGAATCGCCAATCCAGATCTTGCCGCCAATTCAAAAGGAGAATTTATTGCCGTTTGGCAATATTTGGGAGATGGAGGGCTTTACATACAAAAGTTATCAAGAGAAGGAAATTTAAATGGACCCAATATAAATATTAAAATAACCGGTGTCTTCAGATTTCCAAGAATAGCGATGGATAATAATGGTGATTTTATTGTTGCCTGGACTGATTCGTATGATCTTTACGCCCGGCGTTTTTTTAGAGACGGGTCTCCATTAAAAAGAGATTTTAAAGTTAACACACAAAAAAATTCATCTTTTTCTCCCCAATATGCAATATCAATTGACAATTATGGACGGTTCGTAATTGTATGGATGGTTAAAGCGAATATTTATGGACAGGCATATAATAAATATGGAGTCGGTATTCTAGGTAATTTCAAAATTAATCAAGATGAAGGTAATGCAACTCAGAGCCAACCGGCAATACCACAGAAGAACTTTGGTAGTTTTATCGTTTCATGGACCGATTATCGAAATATTCAAGATATTTATGTACAACAATTTTCTAATGACGTATTCGTACAGGCCCTGGGTGATAATTTTAATGTAAATAAAAATCAAGGGACACTTTCGCAAAATAAACCGGAAATCGCAGTGGACGGTAGTGGGAATTTTATTATAACATGGCTGGATTACCGCCTTGATAAAAATTTTGATATTTATTTGCAAAGATTTACAGAAACAGGATCACCATTAGACGGGGCTTTTCTGGTAACCGACAATTCAACTAATGTTATTAGTCCGCAAGGCCATGATGTTGCAATGGATAAAAAGGGAAATTTTGTTATAACCTGGCAACATGAAGAGGATGGAAGAAACGAAATTTATGCTCGCTTTTTTACATTTGATGGAGCACTAAACAAAACATATTTCAAAGTGAATGATGACATCGGTGATTATAATCATTGGCAATCCGTGGTTAATTTTTTTCCTGATGGAAGATTTGTAATTGTTTGGACAGATACACGAGAAGGACATCAAGAAATATACGGGCAAATTTATGATTCAAAAGCGTTACCTATAGGTGATAATTTTAAAATTAGTAATATTGATTCCACCAATCTCCTAAATCAAATATCAAGTCTACAGCTAAATAACTGCGGTAATATTAGTATTGTAGGTAGTGATCAACCGGCAATGGCTATTAATGAAGATGGAGATTTTGTAGTTGCCTGGAGAGATCATCGCCATGCATATTATGATTTTTGTACTTTGGTTAATATAGTTATATATGCACGAGTGTTCTCAAACGAGGCAGTTCCTTTAGGTAATGAAATCCAAATAACAAATGCGAGCAATGATAACCATCTCAATCCATCTGTGACATTTAAGGATAGTATTATTATTGTTAGTTGGTTTAACAAGTCAGGATGGGGCGTGGTATTACAAAGATTTAATAAAAAAGGAATCTCTTTAGAAAATAGCATACGTTTTATAGAAGAAAAACCAAATTTCGATTCTTATAGGTCCTTACCTCTTTCTACGAATGACGCCGGAGATTTTGTTATTGCGTGGGCGACAAGAAATAATGACGTTTACGCTCAACGGTTCTCATCCCAAGGCATCCTTATTGGGGGTAATTTTCGCATAACCAATACATCCACAGGTTATCAAGATTACCCAGATATTGTTCTTTTTAATAACAAAATATATAATACATGGATAGATAATAGGGCCGGTGAATCAGGTTTTGATATTTGGGCCAATATACTGGATTGGGACATCCCTGTTACCGTTAGAGATAAACATCTAAATCAAGCAGGATCTTATAGTTTAGATCAGAATTATCCCAACCCATTCAATCCAACGACAGTCATCAGCTACCTGCTTTCAACGGTCAGTGATGTCGAATTAAAGATTTACAACCAGTTGGGGCAGGAAGTCAGAACAATGGTTAATGAAAGAAAACCTGTTGGCGCTCATCAGATTGAGTGGGATGGTCGAGACCATGCGGGGAATCAGGTGGCGAGTGGAGTCTACCTGTATCGCTTAAAAGCAGGCTCATTTGTTCAAAGTCGCAAAATGGTGTTCTTGAGGTAG